The following are encoded together in the Xanthomonas vesicatoria ATCC 35937 genome:
- a CDS encoding carbohydrate ABC transporter permease, translating to MATHQTQKLARFLIAPAIVLLLAWMIVPLAMTVWFSTLNYNLLTPDKTFVGPGNYRYFLGNPAFMSSLGNTLLLVGSVLAITAVFGVLIALLLDQVFVGRRIVRLMLIAPFFVMPTVSALIWKNLLMHPVSGLLAWLWQCAGLTPIDWFTQYPMFSIIVIVAWQWLPFAVLILLTALQSLDEEQQEAALMDGAGAFDRFFHLTLPHLARPLTIVVLIETIFLLTVFVEIYVTTGGGPGLQTTNLAYLIYSQALLQYDVGAASAGGLIAVVLANIAAIFLVRIVGKNLET from the coding sequence ATGGCTACGCACCAAACGCAAAAACTCGCACGGTTCCTGATCGCCCCGGCGATCGTGCTGCTGCTGGCCTGGATGATCGTGCCGCTGGCGATGACGGTGTGGTTTTCCACGCTGAACTACAACCTGCTCACCCCGGACAAGACCTTTGTCGGGCCGGGCAACTATCGCTACTTCCTGGGCAACCCGGCGTTCATGTCCTCGCTGGGCAATACCTTGTTGCTGGTCGGGTCGGTGCTGGCGATCACTGCGGTGTTCGGCGTGTTGATCGCACTACTGCTGGACCAGGTGTTCGTGGGCCGCCGCATCGTGCGCCTGATGTTGATCGCGCCGTTCTTCGTGATGCCCACGGTGAGCGCGCTGATCTGGAAGAACCTGCTGATGCATCCGGTGTCCGGGCTGCTGGCATGGCTTTGGCAATGTGCTGGGCTGACTCCGATCGACTGGTTCACCCAGTACCCGATGTTCTCCATCATCGTCATCGTGGCCTGGCAATGGTTGCCATTTGCGGTGCTGATCCTGCTGACCGCGCTGCAATCGCTGGATGAAGAACAACAGGAGGCCGCGCTGATGGACGGTGCCGGCGCGTTCGACCGCTTCTTCCATCTGACCCTGCCGCATCTGGCACGCCCGCTGACCATCGTGGTGCTGATCGAAACGATCTTCCTGCTCACCGTGTTCGTAGAGATCTACGTCACCACCGGCGGCGGGCCCGGCCTGCAGACCACCAACCTGGCGTACCTGATCTATTCGCAGGCACTGCTGCAGTACGACGTGGGCGCCGCATCGGCAGGCGGACTGATCGCCGTGGTACTGGCCAATATCGCGGCCATCTTCCTGGTGCGCATCGTCGGCAAGAATCTGGAGACCTGA
- a CDS encoding carbohydrate ABC transporter permease encodes MARRTSTLQILVTTVAAWVVGGVIFFPILWMLLTSFKTEVDAFSSPPSFVFFHWTLENYIAVQGRSDYFAHAWNSVAVSLGSTLIALAIAIPAAWSMAFSPTKRTRGILLWMLSTKMLPPVGVLVPIYLLYRDSGLLDTQLGLIIVLCLSNLPIMVWMLFNYFKDIPKDILEAARMDGATIGKEILYILAPMAVPGIASSLLLNVILAWNEAFWSLNLSSSQASPLTAFIASYSSPEGLFWAKLSAASTMAIAPILVLGWFCQKQLVRGLTFGAVK; translated from the coding sequence ATGGCCCGACGTACTTCCACGCTGCAAATCCTCGTCACCACGGTTGCCGCATGGGTGGTTGGCGGCGTGATCTTCTTTCCGATCCTGTGGATGCTGCTGACCAGCTTCAAGACCGAAGTCGATGCGTTTTCCAGCCCGCCCAGCTTCGTGTTCTTCCATTGGACACTGGAAAACTACATTGCCGTGCAGGGCCGCAGCGACTACTTTGCGCACGCCTGGAATTCGGTGGCGGTATCGCTGGGCTCGACCCTGATCGCGCTTGCCATCGCCATCCCGGCCGCGTGGTCGATGGCGTTCTCGCCCACCAAGCGCACGCGCGGCATCCTGTTGTGGATGTTGTCCACCAAGATGCTGCCGCCGGTCGGCGTGCTGGTGCCGATCTATCTGCTGTACCGCGATTCCGGGCTGCTGGATACGCAGCTGGGCCTGATCATCGTGTTGTGCCTGAGCAACCTGCCGATCATGGTCTGGATGCTGTTCAACTACTTCAAGGACATCCCCAAGGACATCCTGGAGGCAGCGCGCATGGATGGCGCCACCATCGGCAAGGAAATCCTCTACATCCTGGCGCCGATGGCCGTTCCCGGCATCGCGTCTTCGCTGCTGCTCAACGTGATCCTGGCCTGGAACGAGGCGTTCTGGTCGTTGAATCTGTCCTCGTCGCAGGCCTCGCCGTTGACCGCGTTCATCGCCTCGTATTCGAGCCCGGAGGGCCTGTTCTGGGCCAAGTTGTCGGCCGCCTCGACGATGGCCATCGCGCCGATCCTGGTGCTGGGCTGGTTCTGCCAGAAGCAGCTCGTGCGCGGGCTCACCTTCGGCGCGGTGAAATAG
- a CDS encoding ABC transporter ATP-binding protein, whose amino-acid sequence MGRITLQGVSKSFDDTPVIHGADLEIDDGKFVVFVGPSGCGKTTLLRLIAGLEDVSGGRILIDGQDVTGLAPAKRGLSMVFQSYALYPHMSVRNNIAFGLKMARVASAEIERRVAQAATVLNLTEYLDRKPGQLSGGQRQRVAIGRAIVREPKGFLFDEPLSNLDAALRVQMRLEVTRLQKQLKTTAVYVTHDQVEAMTMADEIVVLQAGRIEQVGTPLELYERPANVFVAGFIGSPRMNLLQGEVAARHGAVTLGVRPEHIAVQRGSPAPGTGDAWQGSVIQAEHLGSDTFVYVEIPGVGTVDARCTGDLRVYVGETVTLVPDPQHLHRFDAQQQAMR is encoded by the coding sequence ATGGGACGCATCACGCTGCAAGGTGTCAGCAAATCCTTCGACGACACACCGGTCATCCACGGCGCGGACCTGGAGATCGACGATGGCAAGTTCGTGGTCTTCGTCGGCCCGTCCGGCTGCGGCAAGACCACGTTGTTGCGCTTGATCGCCGGGCTGGAAGACGTCAGCGGCGGGCGCATCCTCATCGATGGCCAGGACGTCACCGGCCTGGCGCCGGCCAAGCGCGGGTTGTCGATGGTGTTTCAGTCCTATGCGCTGTATCCGCACATGAGCGTGCGCAACAACATCGCCTTCGGCCTGAAGATGGCGCGCGTAGCCAGCGCCGAGATCGAGCGGCGCGTGGCGCAGGCGGCCACGGTGCTCAACCTCACCGAGTATCTCGACCGCAAACCCGGGCAGCTGTCCGGCGGCCAGCGCCAGCGCGTGGCGATCGGCCGCGCCATCGTGCGCGAGCCCAAGGGCTTCCTGTTCGATGAGCCATTGTCCAACCTGGATGCCGCCCTGCGCGTGCAGATGCGCCTGGAAGTCACCCGCCTGCAGAAGCAGCTCAAGACCACCGCGGTCTATGTCACCCACGACCAGGTCGAAGCGATGACCATGGCCGACGAGATCGTGGTGCTGCAGGCCGGACGCATCGAGCAGGTCGGCACGCCGCTGGAGTTGTACGAGCGCCCTGCCAACGTGTTCGTGGCCGGCTTCATCGGCTCGCCGCGCATGAATCTGCTGCAGGGCGAGGTGGCCGCGCGCCACGGCGCGGTCACGCTCGGGGTACGCCCGGAACATATCGCCGTGCAACGCGGCAGCCCCGCACCGGGCACCGGCGATGCCTGGCAGGGCAGCGTCATCCAGGCCGAGCATCTGGGCAGCGACACCTTCGTCTACGTGGAGATCCCCGGCGTGGGCACGGTCGATGCGCGCTGCACCGGCGATCTGCGCGTGTACGTCGGCGAAACGGTGACCCTGGTCCCCGACCCGCAGCATCTGCACCGCTTCGACGCGCAGCAACAGGCCATGCGCTGA
- a CDS encoding SDR family NAD(P)-dependent oxidoreductase has translation MYLDKFKLDGRVAVVTGGGRAIGLAICEALAEAGAKVVIADHDAAVAEQGLAMLRSKGLDAQIVQMDVTDSARVTSVADALNAQFGKVDILVNNAGIARSQTPAETVTDEHWLNVIDVNLNGTFWCCRAFGKHMLDSGDGVIVNVGSMSGFIVNKPQAQAYYNASKAAVHHLTKSLAAEWGARGVRVNAVAPTYIATPLNAFVKEDPAMYEAWIGGTPMGRLGEVEEIASVALFLASPAASLMTGSIVLADGGYTCW, from the coding sequence ATGTATCTGGACAAGTTCAAACTCGATGGCCGCGTGGCGGTCGTCACCGGCGGCGGCCGCGCGATCGGCCTGGCGATCTGCGAAGCGCTGGCCGAAGCCGGCGCCAAGGTGGTCATTGCCGATCACGATGCAGCGGTGGCCGAGCAAGGCCTGGCCATGCTGCGCAGCAAGGGCCTGGATGCGCAGATCGTGCAGATGGACGTCACCGATTCGGCACGCGTCACCAGCGTGGCCGATGCATTGAACGCCCAGTTCGGCAAGGTCGACATCCTGGTCAACAACGCCGGCATCGCACGTAGCCAGACCCCGGCCGAAACGGTCACCGACGAGCACTGGCTCAATGTCATCGACGTCAATCTCAATGGCACGTTCTGGTGCTGCCGCGCATTCGGCAAGCACATGCTGGACAGCGGCGACGGCGTGATCGTCAACGTCGGTTCGATGTCCGGCTTCATCGTCAACAAACCGCAGGCGCAGGCCTACTACAACGCCTCCAAGGCAGCGGTGCATCACCTGACCAAATCGCTGGCCGCCGAGTGGGGCGCGCGCGGGGTGCGCGTCAATGCAGTCGCGCCTACCTACATCGCCACGCCGCTCAATGCGTTCGTCAAGGAAGACCCGGCAATGTACGAGGCCTGGATCGGCGGCACGCCGATGGGGCGGCTGGGCGAAGTGGAAGAAATCGCCTCAGTGGCGCTGTTTTTGGCCTCCCCCGCCGCCAGCCTGATGACCGGCAGTATCGTGCTGGCTGATGGCGGCTATACCTGCTGGTAA
- a CDS encoding FGGY family carbohydrate kinase, with translation MQPTDEAIYIGVDVGTGSARAGLFDARGQLLGTARHAIQTWYLPGEMVEQSSADIWQACVLAIRAALAHTGVDAAHVAGIGFDATCSLVAVAADGGPVCISPAARSSGM, from the coding sequence ATGCAACCGACCGACGAGGCGATCTACATCGGCGTGGACGTGGGCACGGGCAGCGCCCGCGCCGGGCTGTTCGACGCGCGCGGCCAATTGCTCGGCACCGCGCGCCACGCCATCCAGACCTGGTACTTGCCCGGCGAGATGGTCGAGCAATCGTCGGCCGACATCTGGCAGGCCTGCGTGCTGGCGATCCGCGCCGCGCTGGCGCACACCGGCGTGGACGCCGCGCACGTGGCCGGCATCGGCTTCGATGCCACCTGCTCGCTGGTGGCGGTGGCCGCCGACGGCGGGCCGGTGTGCATCAGCCCAGCGGCCAGGTCGAGCGGGATGTGA
- a CDS encoding FGGY family pentulose kinase — MHQPSGQVERDVIVWMDHRAIAQAAHINATDEPVLRYVGGQISTEMQTPKLLWLKQHLPESYTRAAHFFDLADWLSWRATGSTARSLCTVTCKWTYVQHEGGWSRHYFERIGLADLLDDAAARIGNTVVPPGTALGQGLTARAADEFGLRAGTAVGAALIDAHAGAIGTLASPAAEGRPMPLTARLAYIFGTSACVLASTQTPCFTPGVWGPYGSALVPGLWLNEGGQSAAGVAIDTLVRSHPGYADASAQARAAGQEVLQWLEEGVLARVGSASQAAWLARGLHVLPDYLGNRSPDADPNARAMIAGLTIDHDLHGLQALYVAGICGLGYGLAEIIDALRAQGVRFDNVIMSGGASHSRLVRQLMADACGVPVQVAATAEPVLLGSAMLAAVASGDVADLPAAMSAMSGLGASTAATPDDIARLHAAKRRGYQAMQALDRQLRQTMDGIGEG, encoded by the coding sequence GTGCATCAGCCCAGCGGCCAGGTCGAGCGGGATGTGATCGTGTGGATGGACCACCGCGCCATCGCCCAGGCAGCGCACATCAACGCCACCGACGAGCCGGTGCTGCGCTATGTCGGCGGGCAGATTTCGACGGAAATGCAGACCCCCAAGCTGCTGTGGCTCAAGCAGCACCTGCCGGAGAGCTACACGCGCGCGGCGCATTTCTTCGACCTGGCCGACTGGTTGAGCTGGCGCGCGACCGGCAGCACCGCCCGCTCGCTGTGCACGGTGACCTGCAAGTGGACCTATGTGCAGCACGAAGGGGGCTGGAGCCGGCATTACTTCGAACGCATCGGCCTGGCCGACCTGCTGGACGATGCGGCCGCACGGATCGGCAACACGGTGGTGCCACCAGGCACCGCGCTGGGCCAGGGGCTGACGGCGCGCGCCGCGGACGAGTTCGGCCTGCGGGCGGGCACTGCGGTGGGTGCGGCGTTGATCGATGCCCACGCCGGTGCCATCGGCACGCTCGCCAGCCCGGCCGCAGAGGGCCGGCCGATGCCGCTCACCGCGCGGCTGGCCTATATCTTCGGCACCTCGGCCTGCGTACTGGCCAGCACGCAGACGCCGTGCTTCACGCCCGGCGTCTGGGGGCCTTACGGCTCCGCACTGGTCCCGGGACTGTGGCTCAACGAGGGTGGCCAATCCGCCGCCGGCGTGGCGATCGACACCCTGGTGCGCTCGCACCCGGGCTATGCCGACGCCAGCGCACAGGCGAGAGCCGCAGGCCAGGAGGTGCTGCAGTGGCTGGAGGAAGGCGTGCTGGCGCGCGTCGGCAGCGCCTCCCAGGCCGCCTGGCTGGCGCGCGGGCTGCATGTACTGCCGGACTATCTGGGCAACCGTTCGCCCGATGCCGACCCCAACGCCCGCGCGATGATTGCCGGGCTGACCATCGACCACGACCTGCACGGTCTGCAAGCGCTGTACGTGGCCGGCATCTGCGGCCTGGGTTATGGGCTGGCCGAGATCATCGATGCGCTGCGCGCACAGGGTGTCAGGTTCGACAACGTGATCATGAGTGGCGGCGCCAGCCACAGCCGCCTGGTCCGCCAGTTGATGGCCGATGCCTGTGGCGTGCCGGTGCAGGTCGCCGCCACCGCCGAACCGGTGTTGCTGGGCAGCGCGATGCTGGCCGCGGTGGCCAGCGGCGACGTTGCCGACCTGCCGGCCGCCATGTCGGCGATGAGCGGCCTGGGCGCGAGTACTGCAGCGACGCCGGACGACATCGCACGCTTGCATGCCGCGAAGCGACGCGGATACCAGGCCATGCAGGCGCTGGATCGGCAGTTGCGCCAAACGATGGACGGCATCGGCGAAGGATGA
- the rpoZ gene encoding DNA-directed RNA polymerase subunit omega produces the protein MARITVEDCLEVVNNRFELVMMASKRARQLANGVQPLIENADASDKPTVMALREIAARRIDNALIDEVEKAERERAEREALEWAAAEVVADEDMSKNDD, from the coding sequence ATGGCCCGCATTACCGTAGAAGATTGCCTGGAAGTCGTGAACAACCGTTTCGAGCTGGTCATGATGGCCTCCAAGCGCGCCCGTCAGCTCGCCAACGGCGTGCAGCCGTTGATCGAAAACGCAGACGCCAGCGACAAGCCCACCGTGATGGCGCTGCGCGAGATCGCCGCCCGCCGGATCGACAACGCGCTGATCGATGAAGTCGAGAAGGCCGAACGCGAGCGTGCCGAGCGCGAAGCGCTGGAATGGGCCGCCGCCGAAGTGGTCGCCGACGAAGACATGTCCAAGAACGACGACTGA
- the gmk gene encoding guanylate kinase, which yields MRGTLYIVAAPSGAGKSSIVNATLARDPKIALSISFTSRAPRPGERHAEHYHFVSADEFQGMIEAGDFFEYALVHGDWKGTARQSVEPQLAAGHDVLLEIDWQGARQVRQKVPDAVSVFILPPSRQALDERMRKRGQDSEDVMAQRLAAAREEMLHFEEFDYVIINETFDTAVSEMCAIFTASRLRRQAQQQRHAGLIQALLD from the coding sequence ATGCGCGGCACCCTCTATATCGTTGCGGCCCCTTCCGGCGCCGGCAAGAGCAGCATCGTCAACGCCACGCTGGCGCGCGACCCGAAGATCGCCTTGTCGATCTCGTTCACCTCGCGCGCGCCGCGGCCGGGCGAGCGGCATGCCGAGCACTACCATTTCGTCTCCGCCGACGAGTTCCAGGGCATGATCGAAGCGGGCGACTTCTTCGAATATGCGCTGGTGCATGGCGACTGGAAGGGCACCGCGCGGCAGTCGGTGGAGCCGCAGCTGGCCGCCGGCCACGACGTGCTGCTGGAGATCGATTGGCAGGGCGCACGCCAGGTACGCCAGAAGGTGCCCGATGCAGTGAGCGTGTTCATCCTGCCGCCCTCGCGCCAGGCGCTGGACGAGCGCATGCGCAAGCGCGGGCAGGACAGCGAGGACGTGATGGCGCAGCGCCTGGCCGCCGCGCGCGAAGAGATGCTGCATTTCGAAGAGTTCGACTACGTCATCATCAACGAAACCTTCGACACCGCGGTGTCGGAGATGTGCGCCATCTTCACCGCCAGCCGGCTGCGTCGGCAGGCGCAGCAGCAGCGGCATGCCGGATTGATCCAGGCGCTGCTGGACTGA
- a CDS encoding YicC/YloC family endoribonuclease has protein sequence MIRSMTAFAGGERITPWGTLGCELRSVNHRFLEVGVRLPEELRALEPLLRERVAARNSRGKLDLTLRLRAPDNAQTLAVNESLLHELGALATRLDGLFPKLQVGFTELLQLPGVLQVQDVDAPALQAQALALLDEVVDSFVVAREREGGKLAEAISERVDAIERIAAEVRVLIPVIREGQRVKLAARLADLPHPVDPGRAEQELVLWLQKLDVDEELDRLSSHISEIRRVLKQREPVGRRLDFLLQEFNREANTLGSKSVDSRTSNAAVDLKVLIDQIREQVQNIE, from the coding sequence ATGATCCGAAGCATGACCGCGTTTGCTGGCGGCGAACGCATCACGCCCTGGGGCACGCTTGGTTGCGAGCTGCGCTCGGTCAACCACCGCTTTCTGGAAGTGGGCGTGCGCCTGCCCGAAGAATTGCGCGCGCTGGAGCCGCTGCTGCGCGAACGCGTGGCAGCCAGGAACAGCCGCGGCAAGCTGGATCTGACGCTGCGCCTGCGCGCGCCGGACAACGCACAGACGCTGGCGGTCAACGAATCGCTGCTGCACGAACTGGGTGCGCTGGCCACACGACTGGACGGGCTGTTTCCCAAGTTGCAGGTGGGCTTCACCGAGTTGCTGCAGCTGCCCGGCGTGCTGCAGGTGCAGGACGTGGATGCCCCCGCGCTGCAGGCGCAGGCGCTGGCCTTGCTCGATGAGGTGGTCGACAGTTTTGTGGTTGCGCGCGAGCGCGAGGGCGGCAAGCTGGCCGAGGCCATCAGCGAGCGTGTGGATGCGATCGAACGCATCGCCGCCGAGGTGCGCGTCTTGATCCCGGTGATCCGCGAGGGTCAGCGCGTCAAGCTGGCCGCGCGCCTGGCCGATCTGCCGCATCCGGTGGACCCGGGCCGGGCCGAGCAGGAACTGGTGCTGTGGCTGCAGAAGCTCGACGTGGACGAAGAACTGGACCGTCTGTCCAGCCACATTTCCGAAATCCGCCGCGTGCTCAAGCAGCGCGAACCGGTTGGCCGCCGGCTGGACTTTCTGCTGCAGGAGTTCAACCGCGAAGCCAATACGCTGGGCTCCAAGTCGGTGGACAGCCGCACGTCCAACGCCGCAGTGGATCTGAAGGTGCTGATCGACCAGATCCGCGAGCAGGTGCAGAACATCGAATAG
- the rph gene encoding ribonuclease PH, with protein MTFSRPSGRTADQLRPVRIERAFTRHAEGSVLVSFGDTRVLCTASVENRVPGFLRGKGEGWVTAEYGMLPRSTHTRSDREAARGKQGGRTLEIQRLIGRALRACVDRNALGERTITLDCDVLQADGGTRTAAITGAYVALADAVNLLLKRGDIKKHPLIGAVAAVSVGIYRGEPVLDLDYPEDSDCDTDMNVVMNDGGGFIELQGTAEGHAFRRDELNALLALAEKGMGELFALQRAALAG; from the coding sequence ATGACCTTTTCCCGTCCCAGCGGCCGCACGGCCGATCAGCTGCGCCCGGTGCGCATCGAACGCGCCTTCACCCGCCATGCCGAAGGCTCGGTGCTGGTGAGCTTCGGCGACACCCGCGTGCTGTGCACCGCCAGCGTGGAAAACCGCGTGCCAGGGTTCCTGCGCGGCAAGGGCGAAGGCTGGGTCACCGCCGAATACGGCATGCTGCCGCGCTCCACCCACACCCGCTCCGACCGCGAAGCCGCACGCGGCAAGCAGGGCGGGCGCACGCTGGAAATCCAGCGCCTGATCGGCCGCGCATTGCGCGCCTGCGTGGATCGCAATGCGCTGGGCGAGCGCACCATTACCCTTGACTGCGACGTGCTGCAGGCCGATGGCGGCACCCGTACTGCGGCGATCACCGGTGCCTACGTGGCGCTGGCCGATGCTGTGAATCTGCTGCTCAAGCGCGGCGACATCAAGAAGCACCCATTGATCGGCGCCGTCGCTGCGGTATCGGTGGGCATCTATCGCGGCGAGCCGGTGCTGGATCTGGATTATCCGGAAGACAGCGACTGCGACACCGACATGAATGTGGTGATGAACGATGGCGGCGGCTTCATCGAGCTGCAGGGCACCGCCGAAGGCCACGCATTCCGCCGCGACGAACTCAACGCGCTGCTCGCCCTGGCCGAAAAGGGCATGGGCGAATTGTTCGCACTGCAACGCGCTGCGCTGGCCGGATGA
- a CDS encoding VOC family protein: MSRRIALTTLLVADYDAAIAWYTGALGFRVLEDRALGDGKRWVVIGPGSAQEAGLLLAQPADAAQRARIGDQTGGRVDHFLYTDDFWRDHATMQAFGVEFLETPREEAYGTVVVFRDLYGTKWDLLEPKQ, encoded by the coding sequence ATGAGCCGTCGCATCGCCCTGACCACCTTGTTGGTTGCCGACTACGACGCGGCCATCGCCTGGTACACCGGCGCGTTGGGCTTCCGGGTGCTGGAAGATCGCGCGCTCGGCGATGGCAAGCGCTGGGTGGTGATCGGCCCCGGCAGCGCGCAGGAGGCCGGCTTGCTGCTTGCGCAGCCGGCCGACGCCGCCCAGCGCGCACGCATCGGCGACCAGACCGGCGGGCGCGTGGATCATTTCCTCTATACCGACGACTTCTGGCGCGACCACGCGACGATGCAGGCGTTTGGCGTGGAGTTTCTGGAAACCCCGCGCGAAGAAGCCTACGGCACGGTCGTGGTGTTCCGCGATCTGTACGGCACCAAGTGGGATCTGCTGGAGCCCAAGCAATGA
- the rdgB gene encoding RdgB/HAM1 family non-canonical purine NTP pyrophosphatase, giving the protein MRQLVLASGNAGKLEELRAMLAALPLRIVAQGELGVEDVPETGLTFVENALIKARHASAVTGLPALADDSGVIVDALGGAPGLYSARYAGSPTNAQANNAKLLDAMRDVPAERRSARFYAVIVLLRHPEDPQPLIAEGSWEGVITTQPRGDGGFGYNPVFLDPVYGLTAAEMDSDLKNRLSHRAVALATLQHKLHALAL; this is encoded by the coding sequence ATGAGACAACTGGTCCTGGCCAGCGGCAACGCCGGCAAGCTGGAAGAACTGCGCGCCATGCTGGCCGCGCTGCCGCTGCGCATCGTCGCGCAAGGCGAACTCGGCGTGGAAGACGTGCCGGAAACCGGCCTGACCTTCGTCGAGAACGCGTTGATCAAGGCACGCCACGCCAGCGCCGTCACCGGCCTGCCCGCGCTGGCCGACGACTCGGGCGTGATCGTCGATGCGCTCGGCGGTGCGCCCGGTTTGTACAGCGCGCGCTACGCCGGCAGCCCGACCAATGCGCAGGCCAACAACGCCAAGCTGCTCGATGCCATGCGCGATGTGCCCGCCGAACGCCGCAGCGCGCGCTTTTATGCGGTGATCGTGCTGCTGCGTCACCCGGAAGATCCGCAACCGCTGATCGCCGAAGGCAGCTGGGAAGGCGTGATCACCACGCAACCGCGCGGCGACGGCGGCTTCGGCTACAACCCGGTGTTTCTGGACCCGGTCTACGGCCTGACGGCGGCGGAAATGGACAGTGACCTGAAGAACCGCCTGAGCCACCGCGCAGTGGCGCTGGCCACGCTGCAGCACAAGCTGCACGCGCTGGCGCTGTAA